Proteins encoded together in one Streptomyces sp. NBC_01408 window:
- a CDS encoding NAD-dependent epimerase/dehydratase family protein: MRVVVTGATGNAGTSVVRALAEDPSVGDVLGVARRLPGPAGSWPAGVRWAAADIDPHGADLRALFEGADAVVHLAWKFQPTHDPAETWTTNVLGGIRVFEACAQAGVRVLVHASSVGAYSPGPASDRPVDESWPTHGWPGAAYTREKAYLERYLDGYQLTHPRMRVVRMRPAFLFKATSASEQRRIFAGPLLPWWLVRPGLIPVVPEVTGLRFQALHTDDAARAYLAAVLRPVRGPFNLVADPVLDTAAVAGLLRARTVQVPTRTARAVLAAGWRMHLVPAAPGLLDAVLRLPLLDAGRARAELGWEPARTATDAVAAFLDGLRHGAGLDTAPLAGAGAGRARHRD, from the coding sequence ATGCGCGTCGTAGTGACCGGAGCGACGGGCAATGCCGGGACGAGCGTCGTGCGCGCCCTGGCGGAAGACCCGTCGGTCGGCGACGTACTCGGCGTCGCGCGCCGCCTCCCGGGGCCGGCCGGCTCCTGGCCGGCCGGGGTGCGGTGGGCCGCCGCGGACATCGACCCGCACGGCGCCGACCTCCGCGCGCTCTTCGAAGGCGCGGACGCCGTGGTGCACCTGGCCTGGAAGTTCCAGCCCACCCACGACCCGGCCGAGACCTGGACCACCAACGTCCTCGGCGGCATCCGCGTGTTCGAGGCGTGCGCGCAGGCAGGCGTACGCGTCCTGGTGCACGCCTCCTCCGTGGGGGCCTACTCACCCGGCCCGGCCTCGGACCGCCCGGTCGACGAGTCCTGGCCCACCCACGGATGGCCGGGCGCCGCGTACACCCGGGAGAAGGCCTACCTCGAGCGCTACCTGGACGGCTACCAGCTCACCCATCCGCGGATGCGGGTCGTCCGCATGCGCCCCGCCTTCCTGTTCAAGGCGACGTCGGCGTCCGAGCAGCGGCGGATCTTCGCGGGCCCGCTGCTGCCCTGGTGGCTGGTGCGGCCCGGTCTGATCCCCGTGGTGCCCGAGGTCACCGGGCTGCGGTTCCAGGCACTGCACACGGACGACGCCGCCCGGGCCTACCTGGCCGCGGTTCTGCGGCCGGTCCGGGGCCCGTTCAACCTCGTGGCCGACCCCGTACTCGACACGGCCGCCGTGGCGGGGCTGCTGCGCGCCCGTACGGTGCAGGTCCCGACGCGCACGGCCCGGGCGGTGCTGGCCGCCGGCTGGCGGATGCACCTGGTGCCGGCCGCCCCCGGCCTGCTGGACGCCGTACTGCGGCTGCCGCTGCTCGACGCGGGCCGGGCGCGCGCCGAACTCGGCTGGGAACCCGCCCGCACGGCCACCGACGCCGTCGCGGCCTTCCTGGACGGGCTCCGGCACGGCGCCGGCCTGGACACCGCCCCGCTCGCCGGAGCCGGCGCAGGCAGGGCCCGCCACCGCGACTGA
- a CDS encoding DUF4389 domain-containing protein, whose amino-acid sequence MTEQPASYRPVRVTAELDAPLSRWLWLVKWILAIPHFIVLAFLWIAFLVISVIAFFAILFTERYPRGLFDFNVGVLRWSWRVSYYAYGALGTDRYPPFSLGPEPGYPARLDIAYPERLSRGLVLVKWWLLAIPHYLVISFFTGASHSCMWGGGLIGLLALFAVIVLAFTAKYPRDIFDLVIGLNRWVLRVSAYASLMTDEYPPFRLDLGGEEPAAPVTP is encoded by the coding sequence ATGACAGAGCAACCCGCCTCCTACCGGCCGGTGAGGGTGACGGCAGAGCTGGACGCGCCGCTGTCGCGCTGGCTGTGGCTGGTCAAGTGGATCCTCGCGATCCCCCATTTCATCGTGCTGGCCTTCCTCTGGATCGCCTTCCTCGTGATCTCTGTGATCGCGTTCTTCGCCATCCTCTTCACCGAGCGCTATCCGCGCGGGCTGTTCGACTTCAACGTCGGGGTGCTCCGCTGGTCCTGGCGGGTGTCGTACTACGCGTACGGCGCACTGGGCACCGACCGGTACCCGCCGTTCAGCCTGGGCCCCGAACCCGGCTACCCGGCCCGGCTCGACATCGCCTACCCCGAGCGCCTCTCGCGCGGCCTTGTCCTGGTGAAGTGGTGGCTGCTGGCCATTCCGCACTACCTCGTCATCAGCTTCTTCACCGGTGCCTCGCACTCCTGCATGTGGGGCGGCGGGCTGATCGGCCTGCTCGCCCTGTTCGCGGTCATCGTGCTGGCCTTCACCGCGAAGTACCCGCGGGACATCTTCGACCTGGTGATCGGGCTCAACCGGTGGGTGCTGCGGGTGAGCGCGTACGCCTCGCTCATGACGGACGAGTACCCGCCGTTCCGCCTGGACCTGGGTGGCGAGGAGCCCGCCGCCCCGGTGACCCCGTAG
- a CDS encoding Fur family transcriptional regulator, whose protein sequence is MSDLLERLRGRGWRLTSQRRVVAEVLDGDHVHLTADEVHARAAERLPEISRATVYNALGELVSLGEVAEVSTDGRAKRYDPNAHRPHQHLVCSGCGLIRDVHATGDPLAGLPAEERFGFTVSGVEVTYRGLCPACA, encoded by the coding sequence ATGAGTGACCTGCTGGAGCGACTGCGAGGGCGCGGCTGGCGTCTGACGTCCCAGCGGCGTGTGGTCGCGGAGGTCCTCGACGGTGACCACGTGCACCTGACGGCCGACGAGGTGCACGCCCGCGCGGCCGAGCGGCTGCCCGAGATCTCCCGGGCGACCGTCTACAACGCCCTGGGCGAGCTGGTCTCCCTCGGTGAGGTCGCGGAGGTCTCCACCGACGGCCGGGCCAAGCGCTACGACCCCAACGCCCACCGCCCGCACCAGCACCTGGTGTGCTCCGGCTGCGGCCTGATCCGCGACGTCCACGCGACCGGAGACCCGCTGGCCGGCCTCCCGGCGGAGGAGCGGTTCGGCTTCACGGTGTCCGGGGTCGAGGTCACCTACCGGGGTCTGTGCCCGGCCTGCGCGTAA
- a CDS encoding PP2C family protein-serine/threonine phosphatase → MSEQDRLEARLRSMEEALERIGTSSDERETCRELAGFLFRTLCDAAAVHLSGRGARTERVAVAGPADLLDGPATEGAPVVRARDQGRPLETWSGQVAGTRTYLVAVPLAGPDGVYGKLVAVRTRGEFSDHEMATLHFAARLAGIHIGHARRLAATEKTALDLQRALVAEPGRPHPNLEVASRYLPVGPRALVGGDWFETVRLHFGRTLLAVGDVMGHGLEAAVDMNAYRSVLREVASTDLAPHRVLRQLDAMSASDESRRPATCLLVRVDPARGMAVYASAGHLPPAVFTRDGSGELLDVPVGPPLGTGTGEYEALARPLTADQTLLLYTDGLVERRSEDIDTSLARLAALRVGARASLAEVVDAVCDGLDAQHAEDDVAVLAARLRPRPPHPAEGDATDAAQFAAPGAPGRPAQPPVAEKCW, encoded by the coding sequence GTGTCGGAACAGGACAGGCTGGAGGCGCGGCTGCGCTCCATGGAGGAGGCGCTGGAGCGGATCGGAACCTCCTCCGACGAGCGGGAGACCTGCCGGGAGCTGGCCGGATTCCTCTTCCGTACGCTGTGCGACGCCGCGGCGGTCCACCTGTCCGGCCGCGGCGCCCGCACCGAACGGGTGGCGGTGGCCGGCCCGGCGGATCTCCTGGACGGGCCAGCCACCGAGGGCGCGCCGGTGGTCCGGGCCCGGGACCAGGGCCGTCCCCTGGAGACGTGGTCCGGACAGGTCGCGGGCACCCGCACCTACCTCGTCGCGGTTCCCCTGGCCGGCCCGGACGGGGTCTACGGCAAGCTCGTCGCCGTCCGCACGCGCGGGGAGTTCAGCGACCACGAGATGGCCACCCTGCACTTCGCGGCGCGGCTGGCCGGTATCCACATCGGTCACGCGCGTCGTCTGGCGGCGACCGAGAAGACCGCGCTCGACCTGCAGCGCGCGCTGGTGGCGGAACCCGGCCGGCCGCACCCGAACCTGGAGGTCGCCAGCCGCTACCTGCCCGTCGGACCGCGCGCCCTGGTCGGCGGCGACTGGTTCGAGACGGTGCGCCTGCACTTCGGCCGCACCCTCCTCGCGGTCGGGGACGTGATGGGCCACGGGCTGGAGGCCGCCGTCGACATGAACGCGTACCGCTCCGTCCTGCGCGAGGTCGCCTCCACCGATCTCGCCCCGCACCGGGTGCTGCGCCAGCTGGACGCCATGTCCGCGTCCGACGAGAGCCGCAGGCCCGCGACCTGTCTGCTCGTCCGGGTCGATCCGGCCCGCGGCATGGCCGTCTACGCCAGTGCCGGGCACCTGCCGCCCGCCGTCTTCACCCGTGACGGCTCGGGCGAACTCCTCGACGTCCCCGTCGGCCCGCCGCTGGGCACGGGCACGGGAGAGTACGAGGCCCTCGCTCGGCCGCTCACCGCGGACCAGACGCTGCTGCTCTACACCGACGGGCTCGTGGAACGCCGCAGCGAGGACATCGACACCTCACTGGCCAGGCTCGCCGCCCTGCGGGTGGGGGCCCGGGCGAGCCTCGCCGAAGTGGTGGACGCGGTCTGCGACGGGCTCGACGCACAGCACGCCGAGGACGACGTGGCCGTCCTCGCCGCCCGGCTGCGCCCCCGGCCGCCCCACCCCGCCGAAGGCGACGCGACGGACGCCGCGCAGTTCGCGGCGCCGGGCGCCCCGGGACGGCCGGCTCAGCCGCCGGTCGCCGAGAAGTGCTGGTAA
- a CDS encoding DUF3376 domain-containing protein, which translates to MSPAQPSPLSTELRLALAMRGGVSLAVWMGGSCCEVAALRSQEGVYGPLLKACEYEDVTVDVLAGTSAGGLNGVLLACHLVYGMPFGQGVRDVWLELGDLESLLRDTARPGSVPDSLLRGDEVFYPRLRAKLEQLIAAGSPPPEPPAALRLILTATRLRPRPDRVRPTLGQPLLTGRSRAYFRFRHRTIADPSAPPLTDFPTGAGKAEALNRLAYAARASSSFPGAFEPARPVTGTPPRAATEPPEPPNLWGISSETGYPDPASGGRVELVDGGLLDNIPVAWALRAIAGSPADRSVDRWLLFLQPVPPYPAAPEEAQDPGRVTRLLRLALKSFAVRAGAESLLDDAAEFQAVEDTVARREGLTGVLPATLGQCVEAATGRLAAYRRLAGSAEARRLVRLLQDPVEVTGADPLPLPGGPGPLDALDTEDGDRSVAFLARVRSVGEQWVLPEGASFATIPSDGRSPMTLARCLRLLLEWICAFERSGQTGNLPLLTECRTRLYAHRLAVATFIAARDRAVLHAFTTGLAAGTVDPLVLMGWATDQLDPVLPAPPTDGRWDTWAARLACKAAEPEAPCSEPPADAAGDPAGDSTAEPPSPGEALYARLWESLVELGRDIGLAMCPGQGGPPPEPLPGFGALHQAAALGTEGMETVLAAAEVLLGPLHPDPLAEPVSVGFHTVSAANASWATERLLGPKPPKELVEGKLSGNQLSNFSAFLSARWRLGDWIWGRLDAAASLVRVAATDRRLEQAFGNPTAPGLFDEVAARLAPSLGWLPGQLGDGAGPDGEAAATAALARLWAGTPSGPEPWDRLRHLLTQIRQREILAQELPMVAALVRMPGDGNRPQVPQDPPEAEFDTALKTFSSIGSESLPSLLRAPDPRRAALRAGLLAWPALQPSGERFARLPRALLGLLKPFLCLPEVFALVAPLWAAFAASLAWVGIAFSAGSWFSPPGHTVLICAFVPALAVGMRIRTAGEGVPRALGRLSLALLPAALLAVLLCAVADVCPASGADGLPHSMRWLIVGATMTATAGAALYVGSDGDRHWEAMAGVAVAAGVLAFFLQSRAPGMGPWWAVLILYAVLGMVSAALNWLRARAW; encoded by the coding sequence ATGAGCCCTGCCCAGCCGAGTCCTCTCAGCACGGAACTGCGCCTGGCCCTGGCCATGCGCGGCGGAGTGAGCCTCGCCGTGTGGATGGGCGGATCGTGCTGCGAGGTCGCCGCCCTGCGCAGCCAGGAGGGGGTGTACGGGCCGCTCCTGAAGGCCTGCGAGTACGAGGACGTCACGGTCGACGTCCTCGCCGGAACCAGCGCGGGCGGCCTCAACGGCGTACTCCTCGCCTGCCACCTCGTCTACGGGATGCCCTTCGGCCAGGGCGTACGCGACGTGTGGCTGGAGCTCGGCGACCTGGAATCACTGCTCCGCGACACCGCCCGGCCGGGCAGTGTCCCCGACTCCCTCCTGCGCGGCGACGAGGTCTTCTACCCGCGCCTGCGGGCCAAGCTGGAACAGCTGATCGCCGCCGGATCGCCGCCGCCGGAACCCCCCGCCGCGCTGCGCCTGATCCTGACGGCCACGCGACTGCGGCCACGGCCCGATCGGGTACGTCCCACCCTCGGGCAGCCCCTGCTGACCGGTCGGTCCCGCGCCTACTTCCGGTTCCGGCACCGCACCATCGCAGACCCCTCGGCGCCTCCGCTGACGGACTTCCCCACCGGTGCGGGGAAGGCGGAGGCCCTGAACCGGCTCGCCTACGCGGCCCGCGCCTCGTCCTCCTTCCCCGGCGCTTTCGAACCGGCCCGGCCCGTGACCGGGACGCCACCGCGGGCCGCCACGGAGCCGCCGGAACCCCCGAACCTGTGGGGCATCAGCAGCGAGACCGGCTACCCGGACCCGGCCTCCGGCGGCCGGGTGGAACTGGTCGACGGCGGACTGCTGGACAACATCCCGGTGGCCTGGGCCCTGCGCGCGATCGCGGGATCCCCGGCCGACCGGAGCGTCGACCGGTGGCTGCTCTTCCTCCAGCCGGTTCCCCCCTACCCGGCCGCCCCCGAGGAGGCGCAGGACCCCGGCCGGGTCACCCGCCTGCTGCGCCTGGCGCTGAAGTCCTTCGCGGTCAGGGCCGGCGCCGAATCCCTGCTCGACGACGCCGCCGAGTTCCAGGCGGTCGAGGACACCGTGGCCCGCCGCGAGGGCCTCACCGGGGTCCTTCCCGCCACGCTCGGCCAGTGCGTCGAGGCGGCCACCGGCCGGCTGGCGGCCTACCGGAGGCTGGCGGGGAGCGCCGAGGCCCGCAGGCTGGTCCGGCTGCTCCAGGACCCCGTCGAGGTCACCGGCGCGGACCCGCTGCCGCTTCCCGGCGGCCCGGGCCCGCTCGACGCGCTGGACACGGAGGACGGGGACCGCTCGGTGGCCTTCCTCGCCCGGGTGCGGTCGGTGGGGGAGCAGTGGGTCCTGCCCGAGGGCGCTTCCTTCGCGACGATCCCGAGCGACGGACGCTCGCCGATGACGCTCGCGCGTTGCCTGCGGCTGCTGCTGGAGTGGATCTGCGCGTTCGAACGGAGCGGGCAGACCGGAAACCTGCCGCTGCTGACGGAGTGCCGCACCCGCCTGTACGCGCACCGGCTCGCCGTCGCCACCTTCATCGCCGCCCGTGACCGGGCGGTCCTCCACGCGTTCACCACCGGCCTCGCCGCCGGCACGGTGGATCCGCTCGTACTGATGGGCTGGGCCACCGACCAGCTGGACCCCGTACTGCCCGCGCCGCCGACGGACGGCAGGTGGGACACCTGGGCGGCCCGGCTCGCCTGCAAGGCCGCAGAGCCCGAGGCACCCTGCTCGGAGCCACCCGCGGACGCCGCCGGGGACCCCGCCGGCGACAGCACCGCGGAGCCGCCCTCGCCGGGTGAAGCCCTCTACGCACGCCTGTGGGAGAGCCTCGTCGAGCTCGGCCGGGACATCGGCCTGGCGATGTGCCCGGGCCAGGGCGGCCCGCCGCCCGAACCCCTGCCGGGATTCGGGGCGCTCCACCAGGCCGCCGCGCTGGGCACCGAGGGCATGGAGACCGTGCTGGCGGCCGCGGAGGTGCTCCTGGGGCCACTGCACCCGGACCCGCTGGCCGAGCCGGTGTCCGTCGGCTTCCACACCGTCTCCGCGGCCAACGCCAGCTGGGCCACCGAGCGCCTGCTCGGCCCGAAGCCTCCGAAGGAACTCGTCGAGGGCAAGCTCAGCGGCAACCAGCTGAGCAACTTCTCCGCGTTCCTCAGCGCCCGCTGGCGCCTGGGCGACTGGATCTGGGGACGCCTGGACGCCGCCGCCTCACTGGTCCGCGTCGCCGCCACCGACAGGCGCCTGGAGCAGGCGTTCGGCAATCCCACGGCCCCCGGGCTGTTCGACGAAGTCGCCGCCCGGCTCGCACCGTCCCTGGGCTGGCTGCCCGGGCAGCTGGGGGACGGAGCCGGCCCGGACGGCGAAGCGGCGGCCACGGCGGCCCTGGCGCGGCTCTGGGCCGGCACCCCGTCCGGGCCGGAGCCCTGGGACCGGCTGCGCCATCTGCTGACCCAGATCCGGCAGCGGGAGATCCTCGCGCAGGAACTCCCCATGGTCGCCGCGCTGGTCCGGATGCCCGGAGACGGCAACCGGCCCCAAGTCCCGCAGGACCCGCCGGAAGCCGAGTTCGACACCGCCCTCAAGACCTTCTCCTCGATCGGCTCCGAGAGCCTGCCCTCCCTGCTCCGTGCGCCCGACCCCCGCCGGGCGGCCCTGCGGGCGGGCCTCCTGGCATGGCCGGCGCTCCAGCCCTCCGGGGAGCGGTTCGCCCGGCTGCCGCGGGCCCTGCTCGGACTGCTCAAGCCCTTCCTCTGCCTGCCGGAGGTCTTCGCGCTGGTCGCACCGCTGTGGGCCGCGTTCGCGGCGTCACTGGCCTGGGTGGGCATCGCCTTCAGCGCCGGGTCCTGGTTCTCACCGCCCGGCCACACCGTCCTCATCTGCGCCTTCGTCCCCGCCCTGGCGGTGGGCATGCGCATCCGGACCGCGGGGGAGGGCGTGCCCCGGGCCCTGGGACGGCTGTCCTTGGCCTTACTGCCGGCCGCGCTCCTCGCGGTCCTCCTGTGCGCGGTGGCGGACGTATGCCCGGCCTCCGGGGCGGACGGACTCCCGCACTCGATGCGGTGGCTGATCGTGGGCGCCACGATGACGGCGACCGCGGGCGCCGCCCTGTACGTCGGCTCGGACGGGGACAGGCACTGGGAGGCCATGGCGGGCGTGGCGGTGGCGGCGGGGGTGCTCGCCTTCTTCCTGCAGAGCCGTGCGCCGGGGATGGGCCCGTGGTGGGCCGTCCTCATCCTCTACGCGGTCCTGGGCATGGTGTCGGCGGCCCTCAACTGGCTGCGCGCGCGTGCATGGTGA
- a CDS encoding M15 family metallopeptidase, with protein MRPALTAVAVVVVLCTATPACTSGAQPPPRPPSAALVQASRTRLAAEVERVSPAALGATYRPGCPVGPERLRLIRMNHWGFDGTVHRGELVVHERAVQPLLQVFGKLFEAKFPIRRMRSVAAYGGDDARSMADDNTSAFNCRQVTGDVGRRSRHAYGDAVDIGPVENPYVDRRGTVRPPAGRSHLRRDRPVPGMIRRGDVVTRAFGEVGWYWGGRWSNPDYQHFSATGG; from the coding sequence GTGCGCCCTGCCCTCACCGCCGTCGCCGTGGTCGTCGTGCTGTGCACCGCCACGCCCGCCTGTACGAGTGGCGCCCAGCCCCCGCCACGGCCCCCGTCCGCAGCACTCGTGCAGGCCTCGCGCACCCGGCTGGCCGCCGAGGTGGAGCGGGTGTCTCCCGCCGCGCTGGGCGCCACGTACCGGCCGGGCTGTCCGGTCGGACCCGAACGGCTGCGGCTGATCCGGATGAACCACTGGGGGTTCGACGGCACGGTCCACCGGGGGGAACTCGTCGTCCACGAGCGGGCCGTCCAGCCCCTCCTCCAGGTCTTCGGCAAGCTCTTCGAAGCGAAGTTCCCCATACGGCGCATGCGGTCGGTGGCGGCGTACGGCGGTGACGACGCGCGGTCGATGGCGGACGACAACACCTCCGCCTTCAACTGCCGGCAGGTCACCGGCGACGTCGGCCGCCGCTCCCGGCACGCCTACGGGGACGCCGTGGACATCGGCCCCGTGGAGAACCCGTACGTGGACCGCCGGGGCACCGTCCGGCCGCCCGCCGGCCGCTCCCACCTGCGGCGCGACCGTCCCGTGCCGGGCATGATCCGCCGCGGCGACGTCGTCACCCGGGCCTTCGGGGAAGTGGGCTGGTACTGGGGCGGCCGCTGGTCCAACCCCGATTACCAGCACTTCTCGGCGACCGGCGGCTGA
- a CDS encoding cytochrome P450: MSVPLTDSTLSLLAHGYAWAPALRRHHDGADLVRTRLMGRPAALLHGPEAVALFYDEDRVQRHGAVPVPVLDTLFGRGAVHTLDGIPHRVRKRMFTSLLMTPDGISGLTGRVERGWQDAVPTWEDRRVVLFDEVAALLARAVCDWVGLPVPDDAAPEIAEDCVAMVDGFAAAGLRHRRARHARERQEDALARAVEDVRGHGPHPDGPFAPSRHAALAGSPLEAVATHRGPDGALLDPHTAAVELLNIIRPTVAIAWYAVFAAHALHRHPARSGQLLTEGPAHARAFVHEVRRFYPFVPLLGAAAARDLTFDGTAVPAGTLLLLDVYGHHHDPDLWPAPYRFDPGRFLGREPPDELIPQGGGDARTGHRCPGEDITVSLLSVLAPALAELRFAVPQQDLSIPLSRIPTRPRSGFVIEDAHQPRSHHASRFQSQA; this comes from the coding sequence ATGTCCGTTCCACTGACCGACAGCACCCTGTCCCTGCTGGCCCACGGTTACGCCTGGGCCCCGGCGCTGCGCCGCCACCACGACGGTGCGGACCTGGTCCGCACCCGACTGATGGGCCGGCCCGCCGCCCTGCTGCACGGCCCCGAAGCCGTCGCCCTCTTCTACGACGAGGACCGCGTCCAGCGCCACGGGGCCGTCCCGGTGCCCGTACTCGACACCCTCTTCGGCAGGGGAGCGGTGCACACCCTGGACGGGATACCGCACCGGGTGCGCAAGCGGATGTTCACCTCCCTGCTCATGACGCCGGACGGCATCAGCGGCCTGACCGGCCGGGTCGAGAGGGGCTGGCAGGACGCGGTGCCCACCTGGGAGGACCGCAGGGTGGTGCTCTTCGACGAGGTGGCCGCCCTGCTCGCGCGGGCGGTCTGCGACTGGGTGGGTCTGCCCGTCCCGGACGACGCGGCCCCGGAGATCGCCGAGGACTGCGTGGCCATGGTCGACGGCTTCGCCGCCGCGGGCCTCCGGCACCGGCGTGCCCGCCACGCCCGGGAACGCCAGGAGGACGCCCTCGCCCGCGCCGTCGAGGACGTACGCGGCCACGGCCCCCACCCCGACGGCCCCTTCGCCCCGTCCCGGCACGCCGCCCTGGCCGGATCGCCCCTGGAGGCGGTCGCCACGCACCGCGGCCCCGACGGCGCCCTGCTCGACCCGCACACCGCGGCCGTGGAACTCCTCAACATCATCCGGCCGACCGTCGCCATCGCCTGGTACGCCGTCTTCGCCGCGCACGCCCTGCACCGCCATCCCGCACGGTCCGGACAACTGCTCACCGAGGGCCCCGCGCACGCGCGCGCGTTCGTCCACGAGGTCAGACGCTTCTACCCGTTCGTTCCCCTCCTCGGAGCCGCGGCCGCCCGCGACCTCACCTTCGACGGCACCGCGGTCCCGGCCGGGACCCTGCTCCTGCTCGACGTCTACGGCCACCACCACGACCCGGACCTGTGGCCGGCGCCGTACCGCTTCGACCCGGGGCGCTTCCTCGGCCGCGAACCCCCCGACGAACTGATCCCCCAGGGCGGCGGCGACGCCCGGACCGGCCACCGCTGCCCGGGTGAGGACATCACGGTCTCGCTGCTCTCCGTCCTCGCGCCCGCCCTCGCCGAACTGCGTTTCGCCGTACCGCAACAGGACCTCTCCATCCCGCTGAGCCGGATCCCGACCCGGCCCCGCAGCGGATTCGTCATCGAGGACGCACACCAGCCAAGGAGTCACCATGCCTCGCGGTTCCAGTCCCAGGCGTGA
- the katG gene encoding catalase/peroxidase HPI — MSENHDAVVVDAKSEGSGGCPVAHGRAPHPTQGGGNRQWWPERLNLKILAKNPAVANPLGEEFDYAEAFKTLDLAAVKQDIAEVLTTSQDWWPADFGHYGPFMIRMAWHSAGTYRISDGRGGAGAGQQRFAPLNSWPDNGNLDKARRLLWPVKKKYGQSLSWADLMILTGNVALEQMGFETFGFGGGRADVWEPDEDVYWGPETTWLDDERYTGDRELENPLGAVQMGLIYVNPEGPNGNPDPIAAARDIRETFRRMAMNDEETVALIAGGHTFGKTHGAGPAESVGDDPEAASIEQQGLGWKNSYRTGKGADAITSGLEGIWTTTPITWDNSFFEILFGYEWELFKSPAGANQWRPKEGAGAGTVPDAHDPSKSHAPTMLTTDLSLRIDPAYEQISRRFLENPAEFADAFARAWFKLTHRDMGPVVRYLGPEVPSETLLWQDPLPAVTHELVGAEDVAALKRQVLASDLSVSQLVSTAWAAASSFRGSDKRGGANGARIRLQPQSGWEVNEPDQVATVLRTLTGIQESFNAARSGGKRVSLADLIVLAGAAAVEQAAQDAGFDVQVPFTPGRADATQEQTDVESFAALEPVADGFRNYLGKGSQLPAEYLLIDRANLLNLSAPEMTALVGGLRVLGANHQQSRQGVLTSTPGTLTNDFFVNLLDLGTTWQATSEDQNHFEGRDAATGEVKWTGTRADLVFGSNSELRALAEVYASDDAKGKFVKDFVAAWDKVMNLDRFDLV, encoded by the coding sequence ATGTCTGAGAACCACGATGCAGTCGTCGTCGACGCGAAGTCGGAGGGCAGTGGCGGCTGTCCGGTCGCGCACGGACGAGCCCCGCACCCGACCCAGGGCGGCGGGAACCGCCAGTGGTGGCCGGAACGGCTCAACCTGAAGATCCTCGCCAAGAACCCGGCCGTGGCCAACCCCCTCGGCGAGGAGTTCGACTACGCGGAGGCGTTCAAGACCCTCGACCTTGCCGCCGTCAAGCAGGACATAGCCGAGGTCCTGACGACCTCGCAGGACTGGTGGCCCGCCGACTTCGGCCACTACGGCCCGTTCATGATCCGGATGGCCTGGCACAGCGCCGGCACCTACCGGATCAGCGACGGCCGCGGCGGCGCCGGAGCCGGCCAGCAGCGCTTCGCCCCGCTCAACAGCTGGCCGGACAACGGGAACCTCGACAAGGCCCGCCGCCTGCTGTGGCCGGTGAAGAAGAAGTACGGCCAGAGCCTCTCCTGGGCCGACCTCATGATCCTCACCGGCAACGTGGCCCTGGAGCAGATGGGCTTCGAGACCTTCGGCTTCGGCGGTGGCCGCGCGGACGTCTGGGAGCCCGACGAGGACGTGTACTGGGGTCCCGAGACCACCTGGCTCGACGACGAGCGCTACACGGGCGACCGTGAGCTGGAGAACCCGCTCGGCGCGGTCCAGATGGGCCTCATCTACGTCAACCCGGAGGGCCCGAACGGCAACCCGGACCCGATCGCCGCGGCCCGCGACATACGCGAGACGTTCCGCCGGATGGCGATGAACGACGAGGAAACGGTTGCTCTGATCGCGGGCGGCCACACCTTCGGCAAGACGCACGGCGCGGGCCCCGCGGAGAGCGTCGGCGACGACCCCGAGGCCGCCTCGATCGAGCAGCAGGGCCTCGGCTGGAAGAACTCCTATCGCACCGGCAAGGGCGCCGACGCGATCACCAGCGGTCTCGAGGGCATCTGGACGACCACTCCGATCACCTGGGACAACAGCTTCTTCGAGATCCTGTTCGGCTACGAGTGGGAGCTGTTCAAGAGCCCTGCCGGAGCCAACCAGTGGCGGCCGAAGGAGGGCGCCGGGGCCGGTACGGTGCCCGACGCCCACGACCCGTCGAAGAGCCACGCCCCGACGATGCTGACGACCGACCTCTCGCTGCGCATCGACCCGGCCTACGAGCAGATCTCGCGGCGCTTCCTGGAGAACCCCGCCGAGTTCGCGGACGCCTTCGCCCGTGCCTGGTTCAAGCTGACCCACCGAGACATGGGCCCGGTCGTGCGCTACCTCGGCCCCGAGGTGCCGTCCGAGACCCTGCTGTGGCAGGACCCGCTCCCCGCGGTGACGCACGAGCTCGTCGGCGCCGAGGACGTCGCCGCCCTCAAGCGGCAGGTCCTCGCCTCGGACCTGTCGGTCTCCCAGCTGGTGTCCACGGCGTGGGCGGCGGCCTCGTCCTTCCGCGGCAGCGACAAGCGCGGCGGGGCCAACGGCGCGCGCATCCGCCTCCAGCCGCAGAGCGGCTGGGAGGTCAACGAGCCCGACCAGGTGGCCACGGTGCTGCGCACCCTGACCGGGATCCAGGAGTCGTTCAACGCGGCCCGGAGCGGCGGCAAGCGGGTCTCGCTCGCCGACCTGATCGTGCTGGCCGGCGCCGCCGCCGTCGAGCAGGCCGCCCAGGACGCCGGCTTCGACGTCCAGGTGCCCTTCACCCCGGGCCGCGCGGACGCCACGCAGGAGCAGACGGACGTGGAGTCGTTCGCCGCGCTCGAGCCGGTGGCCGACGGGTTCCGCAACTACCTCGGGAAGGGCAGCCAGCTGCCGGCCGAATACCTGCTGATCGACCGGGCGAACCTGCTGAACCTGAGCGCCCCCGAGATGACGGCCCTCGTCGGTGGCCTGCGCGTCCTGGGCGCGAACCACCAGCAGTCGCGGCAGGGCGTCCTCACCAGCACCCCCGGGACGCTGACCAACGACTTCTTCGTCAACCTGCTCGACCTGGGCACGACGTGGCAGGCGACGTCCGAGGACCAGAACCACTTCGAGGGGCGCGACGCCGCCACCGGCGAGGTCAAGTGGACCGGCACCCGGGCCGACCTGGTCTTCGGTTCGAACTCCGAGCTGCGCGCGCTCGCGGAGGTCTACGCGAGCGATGACGCCAAGGGGAAGTTCGTGAAGGACTTCGTCGCGGCGTGGGACAAGGTCATGAACCTGGACCGGTTCGACCTCGTCTGA